CTCCATGGCAGTCTGAGAAAAATAACGaggtgaaaataaaagcacaattagACTGAGCAGGTGGGGCTGTAGTTGGTGTACAACTGACTCTGAAGTAACTTACCTTTGTTACCTCCATGGCTACACCTTCAGGGAGGTTCCTCTGGATGTATTCTAGGTATACTTGTGCTGTGCAGCCTGTTATATGAACCAGCTACAGAACAAGAGAAGAGACTGTTGACATCATCACAAATCACTGATGCAGAAATAACTCaattatatcatatcatattcatttacaaaaaaaggcaGGCTTACTAAAGGGTTGACTGTAAGTTGCAAGGACAGCACAAAGTATCCAGTGCCATAAAGTCTGATCAGTTAGAAGGGACCTTAATACTATTTTACTTGAACAAACATGGGCTCATCACCTCAATACATCGATAGTGTGTCCTCATCTCATACTGAACCCTGTGTTTTTTGTAGATGTGAATGGACTTCAGGAGTGTGAGCCTCTCCATCACCTTGGGAGGTTCAGAGCTGTGGCAGAGAAGGGAAGAGGATCAAAACCATGTCAGTGAGAAAGATATAATAGACAGCAGTGTTATGCGGCAGATTGACTGTATTAGTACTTACACGTTGCTGATGGTGATACCCAGTTCTTTAGCTGCCATGGAGGCAAAAAACTCATAGCTGTCCAGCACGGCTCTGTCGTGACCTTTCACCATTATCGACACCTTCTGATACAGCACGTCGGGCTCTTCTGTGACGGTGATCTGCAAAGACACAACAGAACATTCTACTGTGTCACTTTATCACTCAGCTACTATAAGAGGTCTTCTGTGAAAGAAACTGAGAAGAACAAGAGACTAGTGACAACTCACTGATGAAGGTGTTGACGGGAGCACTGTTGCTGTGTGGAAGAAAGTGCTGGATGTCAGTGGGAGATGGGACCTGCAGAGACAGTACGGTGAATCATTTCTTACATATAAacacttctttttaaaacagagGTTT
This region of Acanthopagrus latus isolate v.2019 chromosome 22, fAcaLat1.1, whole genome shotgun sequence genomic DNA includes:
- the mrps10 gene encoding probable 28S ribosomal protein S10, mitochondrial, which translates into the protein MAAPMTLRRELCSLARIFRGISRLGPRASAACSGHSKCNIIRSHLPLTSSTFFHTATVLPSTPSSITVTEEPDVLYQKVSIMVKGHDRAVLDSYEFFASMAAKELGITISNVSEPPKVMERLTLLKSIHIYKKHRVQYEMRTHYRCIELVHITGCTAQVYLEYIQRNLPEGVAMEVTKTAMEKIPDHILEPMWKDHPIDDKPSQ